Proteins from a genomic interval of Nocardia sp. BMG51109:
- a CDS encoding maleylpyruvate isomerase N-terminal domain-containing protein: MTTIRDAYVEAAASAVALLRDPAVAAAWDRPSVLKEFSVRGLAGHLGAQVLFVSGVMEAGAPPGQPLPVVEFFAGTGAFDAEVDAEISVRIREGSEALAAGGPNALAERVAAVLAEQRAALPAEPAARRVSFAEIPLLLDDFLRTRMLEIAVHSDDLALSADVPTPPLPPHVFEPVLDLLSRLAVVRHGPTAVLRALSRAERAPSTIAGI, encoded by the coding sequence ATGACCACGATCAGAGATGCCTATGTCGAGGCGGCGGCGTCGGCCGTGGCGCTGCTTCGCGATCCCGCCGTCGCCGCGGCGTGGGACCGGCCCAGCGTCCTGAAGGAGTTCAGCGTGCGCGGCCTCGCCGGGCACCTGGGAGCGCAGGTCCTGTTCGTCTCCGGGGTGATGGAGGCCGGGGCGCCGCCCGGGCAACCGCTGCCCGTCGTCGAATTCTTCGCCGGGACCGGCGCATTCGACGCCGAGGTGGATGCGGAGATCAGCGTGCGCATCCGGGAGGGCAGCGAGGCGCTCGCGGCCGGCGGGCCGAACGCGCTGGCCGAACGCGTGGCGGCGGTACTGGCCGAGCAGCGTGCCGCGCTGCCGGCCGAACCGGCCGCCCGCCGCGTCTCCTTCGCCGAGATCCCGCTGCTGCTCGACGATTTCCTGCGCACCCGCATGCTCGAGATCGCCGTGCACTCCGACGATCTGGCACTGAGCGCCGACGTCCCGACGCCACCGCTCCCACCGCACGTCTTCGAACCGGTCCTCGACCTCCTGTCCCGGCTGGCCGTGGTCCGGCACGGTCCGACGGCCGTCCTGCGCGCACTGAGCCGGGCCGAGCGCGCACCCTCGACCATCGCCGGCATCTGA
- a CDS encoding DUF3558 family protein produces the protein MIGDARTRRTVVGVAVAVGSLLVAMTSTGCETTSGTARPAPPPTVAGPETPLPPTPPWTLPQLVGHQCVVLGPDELARFGFRSPDEPGRYNSYCRWQTPSDAPVQIASYFAPDPWHKYTALRDEHSAEERFRTLTIAQRPAFLIDEHRDGGYRNCRIWVSVPSGGAIQFEYALRDGDPAADVCAAAVDVVTAITVKVR, from the coding sequence ATGATCGGGGACGCACGCACGCGTCGCACCGTCGTCGGCGTCGCCGTCGCTGTCGGAAGCCTGCTCGTGGCGATGACGTCGACCGGATGCGAAACCACATCCGGGACGGCCCGGCCCGCGCCACCGCCGACGGTCGCGGGCCCGGAGACACCGCTGCCGCCGACTCCCCCGTGGACACTGCCCCAGCTCGTCGGGCACCAGTGCGTCGTGCTCGGGCCGGACGAGCTGGCGCGGTTCGGTTTCCGGAGCCCGGACGAGCCGGGACGATACAACTCCTACTGCCGCTGGCAGACTCCGAGCGATGCGCCCGTCCAGATCGCCTCGTACTTCGCCCCCGACCCCTGGCACAAATACACCGCGCTCCGCGACGAACACAGCGCCGAGGAGCGCTTCCGCACGCTCACCATCGCGCAGCGACCCGCATTCCTGATCGACGAACACCGGGACGGCGGCTATCGCAACTGCAGGATCTGGGTGTCGGTCCCCTCCGGCGGGGCGATCCAGTTCGAATACGCGCTGCGCGACGGCGATCCCGCGGCGGACGTCTGCGCGGCCGCCGTCGACGTGGTCACCGCGATCACCGTGAAGGTCCGATGA
- a CDS encoding SAM-dependent methyltransferase, with amino-acid sequence MNAPDYNPREIDASRPSAARMYHYYLSGEAVFEVDKIFGEHLFQVFPYADVWAHHNRTFLRRAVKFMVAQGIRQFLDIGSGLPTVGNTHEVARAEAPESRVVYVDNDLEAVHRADELLRAQRAMDDTAVIEADLRHPDLILDHPDTRRLIDFDRPLGLLIISVWPFIPDADRPRELMARLRDRLPSGSYVAMSHASMSEVGDELKELATEISAMYAETSDPLTMRDRDDVAALFDGLRLVEPGLAYASDWRTDEPVDPDDQSRAGNLAAVGYKP; translated from the coding sequence ATGAACGCCCCCGACTACAACCCCCGTGAAATAGACGCCAGCCGCCCGTCGGCCGCGCGGATGTACCACTACTACCTGTCCGGCGAGGCCGTCTTCGAGGTCGACAAGATCTTCGGCGAGCACCTGTTCCAGGTGTTCCCGTATGCCGACGTGTGGGCCCACCACAACCGGACGTTCCTGCGCCGCGCCGTGAAATTCATGGTGGCGCAGGGCATCCGGCAGTTCCTCGACATCGGTTCGGGCCTGCCCACCGTCGGCAACACCCATGAGGTCGCCCGCGCCGAGGCACCCGAGAGCCGAGTAGTGTACGTGGACAACGACCTGGAGGCGGTCCATCGCGCCGACGAGCTGCTACGCGCGCAACGGGCCATGGACGACACGGCGGTCATCGAGGCCGACCTGCGCCACCCCGACCTGATTCTCGACCACCCCGACACCCGCCGGCTGATCGACTTCGACCGGCCGCTGGGCCTGCTGATCATCAGCGTGTGGCCGTTCATCCCCGACGCCGACCGCCCGCGGGAGCTGATGGCCCGGTTACGCGATCGACTACCGTCCGGCAGCTACGTGGCCATGAGCCACGCCTCGATGTCCGAGGTCGGCGACGAGCTGAAGGAACTCGCCACCGAGATCTCCGCCATGTACGCCGAGACCTCCGATCCCCTCACGATGCGCGACCGCGACGACGTCGCCGCGCTGTTCGACGGCCTGCGGCTCGTCGAGCCCGGCCTCGCCTACGCCTCCGACTGGCGCACCGACGAACCGGTGGATCCCGACGACCAGTCGCGGGCAGGCAATCTCGCGGCGGTCGGATACAAGCCCTGA
- a CDS encoding family 2B encapsulin nanocompartment shell protein gives MPEIRTQPNPVSHGHNGSGQLSLSTTAARKLSSTTKSVPQMQGITPRWLLELLPWVEARGGAYRVNRRLNYTLGDGRLDFLATGGRVQVIPAELTELPLLRHFGDIDVLEALADRFVQHEYDPGAVLAAADSQADQLVLLVHGRLAKLREGKYGDESTLEIIADGDYFGAEALIGTDDTWGYSVKATTACTVMALPKTAFQEVLDQSEALRGHLDQHRKTAGKAQNLHGEADVEIISGHRGEPPLSGTFADYELAPRELELSIAQTILRVHTRVQDLYNEPVDQLEQQLRLTIEAVRERQEYELVNNKDFGLLHNADFSQRLYTRSGPPTPHDMDQLLNKVWKNPAFILAHPEAIAAFRDECSRQGIVPETVHVPGGRLSAWRGVPMYPCWKIPISEHGTTSIMVMRTGETDRGVIGLRKTGLIDEYEPGLSVRFMSIDERAIVNYLITCYYSLAVLVPDALAVLENVQLGSTDDRG, from the coding sequence ATGCCCGAAATCCGAACGCAACCGAACCCGGTGTCCCACGGGCACAACGGTTCCGGACAGCTCAGCCTCAGCACCACAGCTGCCCGCAAGTTGTCGTCGACGACCAAATCCGTGCCGCAGATGCAAGGCATCACGCCCCGCTGGCTGCTCGAACTTCTGCCGTGGGTCGAGGCGCGAGGTGGCGCGTACCGGGTCAACCGCCGGCTGAACTACACGCTGGGCGACGGACGGCTGGACTTCCTCGCGACAGGCGGCCGGGTGCAGGTCATCCCGGCCGAGTTGACCGAGCTCCCGCTGTTGCGGCATTTCGGCGACATCGACGTACTGGAGGCGCTGGCCGACAGGTTCGTGCAACACGAATACGACCCGGGGGCGGTCCTGGCCGCGGCCGACAGCCAGGCCGATCAACTCGTCCTGCTCGTGCACGGACGTCTCGCCAAACTTCGCGAAGGCAAATACGGAGACGAGTCGACCCTGGAAATCATCGCCGACGGCGACTATTTCGGCGCCGAGGCACTGATCGGCACCGACGACACGTGGGGCTATTCGGTCAAGGCCACCACGGCATGCACGGTCATGGCGTTGCCGAAGACGGCCTTCCAGGAGGTGCTCGACCAATCCGAGGCGCTGCGCGGCCACCTCGACCAGCACCGGAAAACCGCGGGCAAAGCCCAGAACCTCCACGGCGAGGCGGACGTAGAAATCATTTCCGGTCATCGCGGTGAGCCGCCCCTGTCCGGCACTTTCGCCGACTACGAACTCGCGCCCCGCGAACTCGAGCTGAGCATCGCCCAGACCATCCTGCGGGTGCACACGCGCGTCCAGGACCTCTACAACGAGCCGGTCGACCAGCTCGAGCAACAGCTCCGGTTGACCATCGAGGCAGTGCGCGAGCGCCAGGAATACGAGCTGGTCAACAACAAGGACTTCGGCCTGCTCCACAACGCGGACTTCAGCCAGCGCCTCTACACCCGCAGCGGCCCACCCACCCCGCACGATATGGACCAGTTGCTCAACAAGGTCTGGAAGAACCCGGCCTTCATCCTCGCGCACCCGGAGGCCATCGCCGCGTTCCGCGACGAGTGCAGCCGGCAGGGCATCGTCCCGGAGACCGTGCACGTCCCCGGCGGTCGGCTCTCCGCATGGCGCGGGGTGCCCATGTACCCCTGCTGGAAGATCCCGATCAGCGAACACGGCACCACCTCGATCATGGTGATGCGGACCGGCGAAACCGATCGGGGCGTCATCGGTCTGCGTAAGACCGGCCTGATCGACGAGTACGAGCCGGGTCTGAGCGTGCGTTTCATGAGCATCGACGAGCGGGCGATCGTCAACTATCTGATCACCTGCTACTACTCGTTGGCCGTCCTGGTGCCCGACGCGCTGGCCGTGCTGGAGAACGTTCAGCTCGGGAGCACCGATGATCGCGGCTGA
- a CDS encoding polyprenyl synthetase family protein, translating into MIAAEPDADPFTRARRLITPGLRAAADRVNSATRQVIGYHFGWWDEQGNPLDGNGGKALRPVLAMLAAEAVGGTAERATNAAVAVELAHNFSLLHDDIMDADRTRRHRPTAWTVFGVPAAILAGDTLTTLATEALVADGPPLAVAGVSRLDEAILRLNDGQAADLAFEGRADVPLDECVTMARDKTSALFAAACELGAMSAGASPQRVWQLRQFGEHLGLVFQLVDDLQGIWGDPAATGKPVMADLRARKKSLPVVAAFNGGNGAAARLAELYLGDEPLDDDALRTCADLIAEAGAQTWAHQEIQRRLDSALACLHAANPEPAAAAALATLARQLSTGPRTSLAAQPESYRMPTFELRPARLSPHLDSARAHALTWARDMGLFAPQGGIPPWTEEQFRKQDYPLLLCHMFPDVPADKVDTLVDWCTWLFYLDDFFAETCRRTGDAAPTKAHRARLRQFMPLDPTQDVPVAASPTERCLTDLWLRTVPAMSREWRCRTRELIEECLGGNLRELRNATSGHPTDPIEYLELKRRTNAGPLAASLAEYGRAAELPGAVADAPPIRSLIECLGDASLLVNDLYSYPAEVASGAEPANMVHVLRKFLGCDLQRAVDTTADLVRSRLDRFEHVAGVEVPTMLEEYGLSPADSADVLEYIDVLRDSVPGWHAWFERTARYSRGAVPAHDDPATTRRLAGPTGLGTSTARQLRQKN; encoded by the coding sequence ATGATCGCGGCTGAACCGGACGCCGACCCCTTCACCCGCGCGCGCCGGCTGATCACTCCTGGCTTGCGGGCCGCGGCGGACAGGGTGAACTCGGCCACGCGCCAGGTCATCGGGTACCACTTCGGCTGGTGGGACGAGCAGGGAAATCCCTTGGACGGCAATGGCGGCAAGGCGCTGCGGCCCGTCTTGGCGATGCTCGCGGCGGAAGCGGTCGGCGGCACCGCCGAGCGGGCGACCAATGCGGCCGTCGCGGTCGAGCTGGCACACAACTTCTCGCTACTGCACGACGACATCATGGACGCCGACCGCACCCGCCGGCACCGCCCCACCGCGTGGACCGTCTTCGGGGTCCCCGCCGCCATCCTCGCCGGCGACACGTTGACCACACTGGCGACAGAGGCGCTGGTGGCCGACGGCCCACCGCTCGCCGTAGCAGGCGTGTCCCGGCTCGACGAGGCGATTCTGCGGCTCAACGACGGCCAGGCCGCGGATCTCGCCTTCGAAGGCCGCGCCGATGTGCCCCTGGACGAATGCGTGACGATGGCGCGCGACAAGACCAGCGCGTTGTTCGCCGCCGCTTGCGAGCTCGGCGCCATGTCCGCCGGCGCGTCACCGCAACGGGTCTGGCAGCTGCGACAATTCGGTGAGCACCTCGGCCTGGTCTTCCAGCTGGTCGACGACCTCCAGGGCATTTGGGGCGATCCGGCCGCGACCGGCAAGCCGGTGATGGCCGACCTGCGTGCCCGTAAGAAGTCGCTGCCGGTGGTGGCCGCGTTCAACGGCGGCAACGGCGCCGCGGCACGGCTTGCGGAGCTGTATCTCGGTGACGAGCCTCTGGACGACGACGCGCTCCGGACCTGCGCCGACCTGATCGCGGAGGCGGGCGCGCAGACCTGGGCGCACCAGGAGATACAGCGTCGGCTGGATTCTGCCCTGGCCTGCCTGCACGCCGCCAACCCGGAGCCCGCGGCCGCAGCAGCACTGGCGACGTTGGCCCGGCAACTGAGCACGGGACCGAGGACATCGCTTGCCGCGCAGCCGGAGTCGTACCGCATGCCGACCTTCGAGCTGCGCCCGGCCCGGCTGAGCCCGCACCTCGACTCGGCTCGCGCACATGCCCTCACGTGGGCCAGGGACATGGGCCTGTTCGCGCCGCAGGGCGGCATCCCACCGTGGACCGAGGAGCAGTTCCGGAAGCAGGACTACCCGCTGCTGCTGTGCCATATGTTCCCGGACGTTCCCGCCGACAAGGTCGATACGCTCGTCGACTGGTGCACGTGGTTGTTCTACCTCGACGACTTCTTCGCCGAGACCTGCCGGCGCACCGGCGATGCGGCACCGACGAAGGCCCACCGGGCCAGGCTGCGGCAGTTCATGCCGCTCGACCCGACGCAGGACGTGCCGGTGGCGGCCAGTCCTACCGAACGCTGTCTCACCGACCTGTGGCTGCGCACCGTACCGGCTATGTCGCGGGAATGGCGGTGCCGCACACGCGAACTCATCGAGGAATGTCTCGGCGGCAATCTCCGGGAACTGCGCAACGCCACGAGCGGACACCCCACCGACCCGATCGAGTACCTGGAGCTGAAGCGCAGGACCAACGCCGGTCCGCTGGCCGCGAGCCTGGCCGAATACGGCCGGGCGGCGGAGCTGCCCGGCGCGGTCGCGGACGCTCCGCCGATCCGTTCGCTGATCGAGTGCCTCGGCGACGCGAGTCTTCTGGTCAACGACCTCTACTCGTACCCGGCGGAGGTGGCGAGCGGCGCCGAGCCCGCCAACATGGTGCATGTGCTGCGGAAGTTCCTCGGCTGCGATCTCCAGCGGGCGGTGGACACGACGGCCGACCTGGTCCGCTCCCGCCTGGACCGGTTCGAGCACGTCGCCGGCGTCGAGGTGCCGACGATGCTCGAGGAGTACGGCCTGAGTCCGGCCGACAGCGCCGATGTGCTCGAATACATCGACGTTCTGCGGGATTCGGTGCCGGGCTGGCACGCATGGTTCGAGCGAACCGCGCGATACTCCCGGGGTGCGGTGCCCGCCCACGACGATCCGGCCACCACCCGCCGTCTCGCCGGCCCCACCGGCCTGGGCACCTCCACCGCACGGCAGCTGCGCCAAAAGAATTGA
- a CDS encoding TetR/AcrR family transcriptional regulator, protein MIESGHRDRGGAPPRRSTRNRPTDTQLLDAACAVMAEVGVDRATMDTIARRADTSRVTLYAHFGSRDALVHAVIERELEKLTTWMFEIYDHGEAMHYGQRARYSIESLFDYARRHPRGFRVLLDNRYADTRPGRRLSAALEPRIAEELRANYAERGTPIGRGADTLATMLLGISLDIAYRAVTVGGADIGAACDLAVTASLAALRAIDPGQLRALDTTPAHDS, encoded by the coding sequence GTGATCGAGAGCGGACACCGGGATCGCGGGGGCGCGCCCCCGCGCCGTAGCACCCGCAACCGTCCGACCGACACCCAGCTGCTGGACGCGGCGTGTGCGGTGATGGCGGAGGTCGGCGTCGATCGCGCCACCATGGACACCATCGCCCGCCGTGCCGACACCTCGCGGGTGACGCTCTATGCCCACTTCGGCTCGCGCGATGCCCTCGTCCACGCCGTGATCGAACGCGAACTCGAGAAACTCACCACGTGGATGTTCGAGATCTACGATCACGGCGAGGCGATGCACTACGGCCAGCGGGCCAGGTACTCGATCGAGTCGCTGTTCGACTACGCACGCCGCCACCCCCGCGGCTTCCGTGTCCTGCTGGACAACCGATACGCCGACACCCGTCCCGGGCGGCGGCTCTCGGCCGCACTCGAACCCCGGATCGCCGAGGAACTGCGCGCCAACTACGCCGAACGCGGAACCCCCATCGGCCGCGGCGCCGACACCCTCGCCACCATGCTGCTCGGCATCAGTCTCGACATCGCCTACCGGGCGGTCACCGTCGGCGGCGCGGACATCGGCGCGGCCTGCGACCTCGCCGTGACCGCCTCGCTGGCGGCCCTGCGCGCCATCGACCCCGGCCAGCTACGCGCCCTCGACACCACCCCCGCGCACGATTCGTGA
- a CDS encoding ABC transporter ATP-binding protein codes for MTGPAAARPARSRTAPALSIEGLTVGYGGIPAVRDLHAQVGPGEILALLGPNGAGKTTTLLASVGALPILSGTITALGEPVDRRVERNARRGVTLVPDSRGVFHRLPVEDNLRLARRKNSPALDDVLDYFPKLRPLRGRRCGTLSGGEQQMLALAKALLCAPKVLLIDELSLGLSPLAVEELLPRLREIADDQHMAVVLVEQHIGLALSIADSAVVLHHGRAALTGSAAELRERRDRVEAAYFGNLGNAAEGPAEN; via the coding sequence ATGACCGGTCCCGCCGCGGCCCGCCCGGCGCGGTCGCGGACCGCACCCGCCCTGAGTATCGAGGGGCTCACCGTCGGCTACGGCGGCATCCCCGCGGTGCGCGACCTGCACGCACAGGTCGGGCCGGGTGAGATCCTGGCACTGCTGGGCCCGAACGGCGCGGGCAAGACCACCACCCTGCTGGCGTCGGTCGGTGCGCTGCCGATCCTCTCCGGCACCATCACCGCGCTCGGCGAACCGGTGGACCGGCGCGTGGAACGCAACGCGCGCCGCGGCGTGACCCTGGTGCCCGACAGCCGCGGGGTGTTCCACCGCCTTCCGGTCGAGGACAACCTGCGCCTGGCCCGCCGCAAGAACAGTCCCGCCCTGGACGACGTGCTCGACTACTTCCCGAAGCTGCGCCCGCTGCGCGGCCGCCGTTGCGGCACCCTCTCCGGCGGTGAACAGCAGATGCTCGCCCTGGCGAAGGCGCTGCTGTGCGCGCCGAAGGTACTGCTCATCGACGAACTCAGCCTCGGGTTGTCCCCCCTCGCGGTGGAGGAGTTGCTGCCTCGGTTGCGCGAGATCGCCGACGACCAGCACATGGCCGTGGTGCTGGTCGAACAGCACATCGGATTGGCGCTGTCGATCGCCGACTCGGCGGTGGTGCTCCACCACGGCCGGGCAGCGCTGACCGGTTCCGCGGCGGAGTTGCGGGAGCGCCGGGACAGGGTCGAGGCGGCGTACTTCGGTAACCTCGGGAACGCTGCGGAAGGTCCGGCGGAGAACTGA
- a CDS encoding ABC transporter ATP-binding protein — MPETTTLLRTERLSVRYGGVVANSDIDLTVGAGEIVGLIGPNGAGKTTFVDAVTGFTDSTGHVTLVGVALDRLGPHRRRRAGLARTWQAGELFGDLTVEQNLAVALQRTGLRSVLTDIAGRSAPPREIIDAALDLVGVPGVGDHRPGELALGRQKLVGVARALVGGSRVVLLDEPAAGLDTHESVEFGRHLRRVAASGIGVLLIDHDMQLVLDICARLYVLDFGVVIAGGEPAVIREDPRVIAAYLGTAAPGEAARPPAAADRPAGESA, encoded by the coding sequence ATGCCTGAGACCACGACCCTGCTGCGGACCGAGCGACTGTCGGTGCGCTACGGCGGCGTCGTCGCCAACTCCGACATCGATCTCACCGTCGGTGCCGGCGAGATCGTCGGCCTGATCGGGCCGAACGGCGCGGGCAAGACCACCTTCGTCGACGCGGTCACCGGCTTTACCGATTCGACCGGGCACGTCACCCTCGTAGGCGTCGCGCTCGACCGGCTCGGACCGCATCGCCGCCGCCGCGCCGGGCTGGCCAGGACCTGGCAGGCCGGAGAACTGTTCGGCGACCTGACCGTGGAGCAGAACCTCGCCGTCGCGCTGCAACGCACCGGTCTGCGTTCCGTGCTGACCGACATCGCCGGGCGGTCGGCGCCACCGCGCGAAATCATCGACGCCGCACTGGATCTGGTAGGCGTGCCCGGTGTCGGCGACCACCGCCCCGGCGAACTCGCCCTGGGCCGGCAGAAACTCGTCGGCGTCGCCCGCGCCCTCGTCGGGGGCTCGCGGGTGGTGCTGCTCGACGAACCCGCCGCCGGGCTCGACACCCACGAGAGCGTCGAATTCGGGCGACACCTGCGCCGGGTCGCGGCCTCGGGTATCGGCGTGCTGCTGATCGACCACGACATGCAGCTGGTGCTCGACATCTGCGCCCGGCTGTACGTCCTGGACTTCGGCGTCGTCATCGCCGGCGGTGAACCGGCCGTGATCCGGGAGGATCCCCGCGTGATCGCCGCCTATCTCGGCACCGCCGCACCCGGCGAGGCCGCGCGACCACCGGCGGCGGCCGATCGACCGGCAGGAGAGAGCGCATGA